One part of the Lotus japonicus ecotype B-129 chromosome 2, LjGifu_v1.2 genome encodes these proteins:
- the LOC130741175 gene encoding AT-hook motif nuclear-localized protein 5-like isoform X2, with translation MDGREAMAFSGGSAPYYIHRGGVGASDQGTQSGGFQLQPPSGFRPLSNARSGSAFAVDHQPQHGSFSPHGGGGGVSIGGSSSPGTGTGGGGGGGGGGGVSPSGVPGKRKRGRPRKYAPADGQGQVSLRLSPMSAATANSSPGSTTPSQKGRRGRPPGSGRKQQLAALGEWMNSSAGLAFSPHVITIAAGEDIVAKLLSFSQQRPRALCILSGSGTVSLVTLRQPASTSVGVTYEGRFEILCLSGSYLVAEDGGPHNRTGGMSVSLSSPEGHVIGGAVARLIAASSVQKYITIKLNNSKVILYWR, from the exons ATGGATGGGAGAGAAGCTATGGCATTCTCTGGTGGCTCTGCTCCGTATTACATTCATAGAGGAGGGGTTGGTGCCTCTGATCAAGGGACACAGAGTGGAGGCTTCCAACTCCAACCACCCTCTGGGTTCAGACCTTTGTCAAATGCACGGTCTGGTTCTGCATTTGCAGTAGACCATCAACCTCAACATGGCAGTTTTAGTcctcatggtggtggtggtggtgttagCATAGGTGGTTCTTCCTCTCCTGGTACTGgtactggtggtggtggtggtggtggtggtggtggaggagtgtCTCCTTCAGGTGTGCCTGGGAAAAGGAAAAGAGGGAGGCCTCGGAAGTATGCTCCTGCTGATGGACAAGGACAGGTTTCTTTGAGACTCTCTCCGATGTCTGCTGCCACTGCTAACTCCTCCCCGGGTTCGACAACGCCTTCCCAGAAAGGCCGTCGAGGGCGCCCACCGGGAAGTGGAAGGAAGCAACAGCTAGCTGCATTAG GTGAATGGATGAACAGTTCTGCAGGACTAGCTTTTTCACCTCATGTTATCACCATTGCAGCTGGGGAG GACATTGTTGCAAAGCTGTTGTCATTTTCACAACAGAGACCAAGGGCTTTATGCATTTTGTCAGGATCTGGGACAGTTTCTTTAGTCACCCTGCGCCAGCCAGCTTCGACTAGTGTCGGTGTTACGTATGAG GGCCGATTTGAAATACTGTGCTTGTCTGGTTCTTATTTGGTTGCTGAAGATGGTGGACCTCACAATAGAACAGGTGGCATGAGTGTTTCCCTTTCAAGTCCTGAAGGCCATGTTATTGGTGGTGCTGTCGCTAGGCTTATTGCTGCAAGCTCTGTGCAG AAGTATATAACTATTAAGTTAAACAACTCCAAGGTGATATTGTATTGGAGGTAG
- the LOC130741174 gene encoding probable xyloglucan galactosyltransferase GT20, with protein MAVSVSRKKSKSSRKPEPTHSYFGFTILYNFVSRISATVFILILIYMWSSFSTVITGNIIHVCFSTRKLSSLYCLSAGTHPSIEIPISTNQNNSFTPGIESNATELGKFPSIPVTSRVANTDINEEAANAVKVIEEQLQVHRSWKSDKNYATCDGRGIYVYDLPSKFNNDLVGQCRDMVPWQDFCRYISNKGLGEPISKLGKGWYQTHQYSLELIFHSRVLKHPCRVYNENDAKLFYVPFYGGLDILRWHFKNVSNDVKDSLGLELVKWLERQRSWNRNSGKDHVFVLGKISWDFRRTSNSPWGTRLLELDKMQNPMKLLIERQPWHVNDIGIPHPSYFHPHSDNDIIAWQLKIIKSNRRNLVSFAGAARAGAEGNIRSVLIDQCTSTSDGKCKFLNCSSAKCYEPESIIELFVDSEFCLQPPGDSPTRKSVFDSLISGCIPVVFDPFTAYYQYPWHLPDDHDKYSVFMDKNEVTKMNVNVVEKLANISSRERENMRRYIIYELLPGLVYGDHDSELEKFQDAFAITMNNLLERVSRLDEAHND; from the coding sequence ATGGCCGTGTCTGTATccagaaaaaaatcaaaatcatcaaGAAAACCAGAACCTACACACTCTTATTTTGGCTTTACTATTCTATACAACTTTGTTAGCCGAATCTCTGCCACAGTCTTCATTCTAATCCTTATTTACATGTGGTCTTCCTTCTCCACCGTTATAACTGGAAATATCATTCATGTTTGTTTCTCTACAAGGAAGCTCAGTAGCCTCTATTGTCTCTCTGCAGGCACCCATCCCTCCATTGAAATCCCAATTTCCACAAACCAAAACAATTCTTTTACTCCTGGAATTGAGAGCAATGCAACTGAGTTGGGTAAGTTTCCAAGTATCCCGGTCACGAGTAGAGTAGCTAACACCGATATAAATGAGGAGGCTGCAAATGCTGTGAAGGTCATTGAGGAGCAATTACAGGTTCATAGATCCTGGAAATCAGATAAAAACTATGCAACTTGTGATGGTCGAGGAATATACGTGTATGATTTGCCCTCGAAGTTTAACAATGACTTGGTGGGTCAATGCCGCGACATGGTTCCATGGCAGGATTTCTGCAGATATATCAGTAACAAGGGCTTGGGTGAGCCAATATCCAAGCTTGGTAAAGGGTGGTATCAAACTCATCAGTACTCACTTGAACTCATATTTCATTCAAGGGTGTTGAAGCATCCATGCAGGGTTTACAATGAAAATGATGCAAAGCTCTTCTATGTCCCATTCTATGGCGGTTTGGATATCTTGCGATGGCACTTCAAGAATGTTTCAAATGATGTGAAGGACAGTTTGGGTTTGGAGCTAGTGAAGTGGCTTGAGAGACAAAGATCATGGAACAGGAATTCAGGTAAGGATCATGTGTTTGTGTTGGGTAAAATTTCATGGGATTTTAGGAGAACTAGCAACTCTCCTTGGGGTACTAGATTGTTAGAGCTCGACAAAATGCAAAATCCCATGAAGCTCTTGATTGAACGCCAGCCATGGCATGTGAACGATATTGGAATTCCACATCCATCTTATTTCCACCCACATTCAGACAATGATATCATCGCTTGGCAACTGAAGATCATTAAATCGAATCGTAGAAACCTTGTCAGTTTTGCTGGGGCGGCACGAGCTGGTGCAGAGGGCAACATAAGGTCAGTGTTAATTGACCAATGTACTTCAACTAGTGATGGCAAATGCAAGTTTCTGAATTGCAGTTCTGCCAAGTGTTATGAACCAGAGTCAATTATAGAACTTTTTGTTGACTCTGAGTTCTGTCTGCAGCCTCCAGGGGACAGCCCAACAAGAAAATCTGTTTTTGATTCTCTGATATCAGGTTGCATCCCAGTTGTTTTTGATCCTTTCACAGCCTACTACCAATATCCATGGCATTTACCTGATGACCATGATAAGTACTCTGTGTTTATGGACAAAAATGAGGTTACAAAAATGAATGTCAATGTGGTGGAGAAGCTAGCCAATATTTCATCAAGAGAGAGGGAAAACATGAGGAGGTATATTATATATGAGCTATTGCCTGGATTAGTATATGGGGATCATGACTCTGAGCTCGAGAAGTTTCAGGATGCATTTGCCATTACAATGAACAATCTGCTTGAGAGGGTTAGCAGATTAGATGAAGCACACAACGATTGA
- the LOC130741175 gene encoding AT-hook motif nuclear-localized protein 5-like isoform X1, with translation MDGREAMAFSGGSAPYYIHRGGVGASDQGTQSGGFQLQPPSGFRPLSNARSGSAFAVDHQPQHGSFSPHGGGGGVSIGGSSSPGTGTGGGGGGGGGGGVSPSGVPGKRKRGRPRKYAPADGQGQVSLRLSPMSAATANSSPGSTTPSQKGRRGRPPGSGRKQQLAALGEWMNSSAGLAFSPHVITIAAGEDIVAKLLSFSQQRPRALCILSGSGTVSLVTLRQPASTSVGVTYEGRFEILCLSGSYLVAEDGGPHNRTGGMSVSLSSPEGHVIGGAVARLIAASSVQVVVCSFVYGNSKPKTTKQGSTTKDEDDSEPQSSDKLASPGSAAPPNQNYTASAAGIWPASRPLDMQSAHQQHTGIDLMRG, from the exons ATGGATGGGAGAGAAGCTATGGCATTCTCTGGTGGCTCTGCTCCGTATTACATTCATAGAGGAGGGGTTGGTGCCTCTGATCAAGGGACACAGAGTGGAGGCTTCCAACTCCAACCACCCTCTGGGTTCAGACCTTTGTCAAATGCACGGTCTGGTTCTGCATTTGCAGTAGACCATCAACCTCAACATGGCAGTTTTAGTcctcatggtggtggtggtggtgttagCATAGGTGGTTCTTCCTCTCCTGGTACTGgtactggtggtggtggtggtggtggtggtggtggaggagtgtCTCCTTCAGGTGTGCCTGGGAAAAGGAAAAGAGGGAGGCCTCGGAAGTATGCTCCTGCTGATGGACAAGGACAGGTTTCTTTGAGACTCTCTCCGATGTCTGCTGCCACTGCTAACTCCTCCCCGGGTTCGACAACGCCTTCCCAGAAAGGCCGTCGAGGGCGCCCACCGGGAAGTGGAAGGAAGCAACAGCTAGCTGCATTAG GTGAATGGATGAACAGTTCTGCAGGACTAGCTTTTTCACCTCATGTTATCACCATTGCAGCTGGGGAG GACATTGTTGCAAAGCTGTTGTCATTTTCACAACAGAGACCAAGGGCTTTATGCATTTTGTCAGGATCTGGGACAGTTTCTTTAGTCACCCTGCGCCAGCCAGCTTCGACTAGTGTCGGTGTTACGTATGAG GGCCGATTTGAAATACTGTGCTTGTCTGGTTCTTATTTGGTTGCTGAAGATGGTGGACCTCACAATAGAACAGGTGGCATGAGTGTTTCCCTTTCAAGTCCTGAAGGCCATGTTATTGGTGGTGCTGTCGCTAGGCTTATTGCTGCAAGCTCTGTGCAG GTGGTAGTTTGCAGTTTTGTATATGGAAACTCTAAGCCAAAGACAACAAAGCAAGGGTCCACAACAAAAGATGAGGATGATTCAGAGCCTCAGAGTAGTGATAAGTTAGCTTCACCAGGCAGTGCTGCACCACCAAATCAAAACTACACAGCATCTGCAGCAGGCATTTGGCCTGCATCAAGGCCTCTAGATATGCAAAGTGCACACCAGCAACACACTGGTATTGACCTGATGCGTGGGTGA
- the LOC130741172 gene encoding multiple C2 domain and transmembrane region protein 7-like, whose translation MINLKLGVDVVSAHNLLPKDGQGSSSAFVELYFDGQKFRTTIKERDLNPVWNESFYFNISDPSNLHYLTLEAYVHCHSRATNSSSFLGKVSLTGTSFVPHSDAVVLHFPLEKRGIFSRVRGEIGLKVYITDNPTIKSSIPTPTDNPSSTNADVHAPANLSNERADSRRHTFNHLPNTNHQQHEHRHQHHPPPTFADTHYVTKYEADEMKSDQPQPMKLVRMHSAASAQPVDYALKETSPFLGGGRVVGGRVIHKDKTSSTYDLVERMYFLYVRVVKARELPAMDLTGSLDPFVEVRIGNYRGITRHFDKNQHPEWNQVFAFSKERMQASVLEVVIKDKDLIKDDFVGIVRFDINEVPLRVPPDSPLAPEWYRLIDKKGEKVKGELMLAVWLGTQADEAFSDAWHSDAATPVDSSPATSTAIRSKVYHAPRLWYVRVNVVEAQDLVPTEKNRFPDVYVKVQIGNQVLKTKTVPARTLSAQWNEDLLFVAAEPFDDHLVLTVEDRVGPGKDEITGRVIIPLNAVERRADDRIIHSRWFNLEKPVAVDVDQLKKEKFSSRIQLRLCLDGGYHVLDESTHYSSDLRPTAKQLWKPPIGVLELGVLNAIGLHPMKTRDSRGTSDTYCVAKYGHKWVRTRTIVDNLNPKYNEQYTWEVFDQSTVLTIGVFDNSQISEKGTSKDLKIGKVRIRISTLETGRIYTHSYPLLVLHPTGVKKMGELHLAIRFSCTSFANMLYQYSRPLLPKMHYVRPFSVTQLDMLRHQAVNIVAARLGRAEPPLRKEVVEYMSDVDSHLWSMRRSKANFFRLMTVFSGVFAVMRWLGDICMWINPVTTVLVHLLFLMLVCFPELILPTLFLYLFLIGVWNFRYRPRYPPHMNTRISQAEAVHPDELDEEFDTFPTSRNPDLVRMRYDRLRSVAGRIQTVVGDLASQGERIQAMLSWRDPRASAIFITFCLLSALVLYVTPFQVVAGLAGFYAMRHPRFRYRLPSAPINFYRRLPARTDSML comes from the coding sequence ATGATCAACTTAAAGTTAGGGGTAGATGTGGTGAGTGCTCACAATCTACTACCTAAAGATGGACAAGGTTCTTCTAGTGCCTTTGTGGAACTTTACTTTGATGGCCAGAAGTTCCGTACCACCATCAAAGAAAGGGATCTTAACCCTGTTTGGAATGAGAGCttctacttcaacatatctgaTCCTTCAAATCTTCACTACCTCACTCTTGAGGCCTATGTCCACTGCCATTCCAGAGCAACTAACTCAAGTTCATTTCTAGGCAAGGTTAGCCTCACAGGAACATCCTTTGTCCCTCACTCTGATGCAGTTGTCCTGCACTTTCCATTGGAAAAGCGCGGCATCTTCTCTCGTGTAAGAGGAGAGATTGGCCTTAAAGTTTACATCACTGATAATCCAACCATAAAATCCTCAATTCCAACTCCTACTGATAATCCCAGCTCAACTAATGCAGATGTTCATGCACCAGCAAATTTATCTAATGAAAGAGCTGACTCAAGACGACACACGTTTAATCATCTCCCCAACACAAACCATCAACAACACGAACACCGACACCAACACCATCCCCCTCCTACCTTTGCAGATACTCACTATGTCACAAAGTATGAAGCTGATGAAATGAAATCTGATCAACCACAGCCTATGAAGCTAGTACGCATGCACTCTGCTGCTTCAGCACAGCCAGTTGATTATGCACTCAAAGAAACAAGCCCGTTTCTTGGAGGGGGAAGAGTTGTGGGGGGCCGAGTTATTCATAAAGACAAAACTTCGAGCACATATGATCTCGTGGAAAGGATGTATTTTCTGTATGTGAGGGTTGTTAAGGCTCGCGAGCTTCCTGCTATGGATCTTACCGGGAGTCTTGATCCATTTGTTGAGGTGAGAATAGGCAACTACAGAGGTATCACAAGACACTTTGATAAGAATCAGCATCCTGAGTGGAATCAAGTGTTTGCATTTTCAAAAGAGCGGATGCAAGCATCTGTACTAGAAGTTGTGATCAAGGACAAGGATCTCATCAAAGAtgattttgtaggcattgtgaGGTTTGACATCAATGAGGTTCCTCTGAGAGTGCCACCGGATAGTCCTTTGGCGCCAGAGTGGTACCGCCTCATTGATAAAAAGGGGGAGAAGGTTAAAGGTGAGCTGATGCTAGCTGTGTGGCTTGGAACTCAAGCAGATGAGGCATTTTCTGATGCTTGGCATTCAGATGCAGCCACACCTGTTGACAGCTCCCCTGCTACCTCCACAGCGATCCGATCAAAGGTCTACCACGCGCCAAGGTTGTGGTACGTGCGTGTCAATGTTGTGGAGGCGCAGGACCTGGTTCCAACAGAGAAAAACCGTTTCCCTGATGTGTATGTGAAGGTGCAGATAGGAAACCAAGTGCTGAAAACAAAGACAGTTCCAGCCAGAACTCTAAGCGCGCAGTGGAATGAGGATCTTTTGTTTGTTGCTGCTGAACCTTTTGATGATCATTTAGTCCTTACAGTCGAAGACCGGGTTGGTCCTGGAAAAGATGAGATCACAGGGAGGGTGATCATTCCACTGAACGCTGTGGAGAGGCGTGCTGATGACAGAATCATTCACTCGCGGTGGTTCAACCTGGAAAAGCCAGTTGCAGTGGATGTTGATCagttgaagaaagaaaaattcTCCAGCAGAATTCAGCTCCGGCTATGCCTAGACGGAGGATATCATGTTCTTGATGAGTCTACTCATTACAGCAGCGATCTTCGCCCCACAGCAAAACAGTTATGGAAGCCGCCAATCGGGGTTTTAGAACTTGGAGTGCTGAATGCCATAGGACTCCACCCCATGAAAACAAGGGATAGCAGAGGAACTTCTGACACTTACTGTGTAGCAAAATATGGTCACAAATGGGTGAGAACAAGGACCATTGTTGATAATTTGAATCCAAAATACAATGAGCAATACACTTGGGAGGTGTTTGATCAATCCACAGTCCTCACTATAGGTGTATTTGACAACTCCCAGATTAGTGAAAAGGGTACTTCAAAAGACTTGAAAATTGGGAAGGTCAGAATACGAATCTCAACTCTTGAAACAGGTAGAATTTACACGCACTCATATCCACTACTTGTTCTTCATCCAACCGGGGTTAAGAAGATGGGTGAACTGCACTTAGCAATAAGATTCTCATGCACTTCATTTGCCAACATGCTTTACCAGTACTCACGACCACTGCTTCCCAAAATGCACTATGTGAGACCGTTCTCAGTGACGCAGCTTGACATGCTGCGTCACCAAGCGGTCAACATAGTGGCGGCCAGGCTTGGCCGAGCAGAGCCGCCACTTAGGAAGGAGGTGGTGGAGTACATGTCTGACGTGGACTCTCACCTCTGGAGCATGCGTCGGAGCAAGGCGAATTTCTTTAGGCTGATGACAGTTTTCTCTGGTGTGTTTGCGGTTATGAGGTGGTTGGGAGATATCTGCATGTGGATAAATCCTGTCACCACAGTGCTTGTTCATCTTCTGTTCCTGATGCTAGTTTGCTTCCCGGAACTGATTCTTCCTACACTTTTTCTCTACCTGTTCTTGATTGGTGTGTGGAACTTCAGGTACCGGCCGAGATACCCTCCTCACATGAACACTAGAATCTCACAGGCAGAAGCAGTGCACCCGGATGAGCTTGATGAGGAGTTTGATACTTTTCCGACGAGCCGGAACCCTGACCTTGTGAGAATGAGGTATGACCGGTTGAGGAGCGTAGCTGGGAGGATACAAACGGTGGTTGGGGATTTGGCAAGTCAGGGGGAGAGGATTCAGGCAATGTTGAGCTGGAGAGACCCTCGTGCTTCGGCTATCTTCATTACCTTCTGTCTCCTATCTGCTTTGGTGCTTTATGTTACTCCTTTTCAAGTAGTGGCGGGTTTAGCTGGGTTCTACGCCATGAGGCATCCAAGATTTCGCTACCGGCTCCCTTCTGCACCCATCAACTTCTACCGTCGCCTGCCTGCAAGAACTGACAGCATGTTATAG